The following proteins are encoded in a genomic region of Clostridiales bacterium:
- a CDS encoding methylated-DNA--[protein]-cysteine S-methyltransferase: MYKTYYASPIGIIEIKGDEHAVRSILFSDRKDDEDLQIPALLQKCRDELDAYFKGSLKKFTFKMEPEGTKFQKSVWNALTKIPYGKTASYKEIAQMINNVKAVRAVGNANSKNPLAIAVPCHRIIGSNGNLTGYAGGLWRKEWLINHEKNTVNKRL, translated from the coding sequence ATGTATAAAACATATTATGCATCACCTATTGGAATAATCGAAATAAAAGGCGATGAACATGCAGTAAGATCCATTTTATTTTCAGATAGAAAAGATGATGAAGATTTACAAATACCGGCGCTTCTGCAGAAATGTAGGGATGAATTAGATGCCTATTTTAAAGGAAGTTTAAAAAAATTCACATTTAAAATGGAACCGGAAGGTACGAAGTTTCAAAAATCGGTCTGGAATGCACTTACAAAAATACCCTATGGAAAGACAGCTTCATATAAAGAAATTGCGCAGATGATAAATAATGTTAAAGCCGTAAGAGCTGTTGGAAATGCTAATAGCAAAAATCCTCTAGCTATAGCGGTACCATGTCATAGAATAATAGGTTCAAATGGCAATTTGACAGGATATGCAGGTGGCCTGTGGAGAAAGGAATGGCTAATAAACCATGAAAAAAATACCGTTAACAAGAGATTATAG
- a CDS encoding GNAT family N-acetyltransferase codes for MEVRKIKPEEHIDALRILSIAFRWSKDFGEAKKNPEKFYNGYETWRAAFNDNGKMCSALEMTPFKFKFDGKAVDMGGIGGVISLPEERNKGYVRKLFKYCFNEMRENRQWFSFLYPFSNEYYRKFGYEASLRKVKYTIPLDSFRCFPNTGEVRLYIPGGDDNRIRYIYDNFTADKNFAVVRNDFLWNRHIGEDPYKNNSYTYVWYDSDGTAKGYITFKCKKRQDFGADMLVKELVWLNGEALAGIFKFLGSFVPNYRDFIWETTEFHNLNLIFPEPYVVKAEVFSSGMSRIVDLQEVLKLKSHPKPEGCLAFEVQDDFLDWNNGTFVVTWNKDGVDVKKEACSPDLSCSIQVLTQLITGYASIEDFLWNKDLKVYGDRELLASYFKKKELYLNENF; via the coding sequence ATGGAAGTAAGAAAAATAAAACCTGAAGAACATATCGATGCATTAAGAATTCTTTCCATAGCCTTTAGATGGAGCAAAGATTTTGGCGAAGCAAAGAAGAATCCAGAAAAATTTTATAATGGCTATGAAACTTGGCGTGCAGCCTTCAATGATAATGGGAAAATGTGCTCGGCTTTAGAGATGACCCCATTTAAATTTAAATTTGATGGAAAAGCTGTTGATATGGGGGGTATAGGAGGAGTGATTTCTCTTCCGGAGGAAAGAAATAAAGGTTATGTACGTAAACTTTTCAAATATTGTTTTAATGAAATGCGGGAAAATAGGCAGTGGTTTTCATTTCTATATCCGTTTTCAAATGAGTATTATAGGAAGTTTGGATACGAAGCGAGCTTGAGAAAGGTAAAATACACAATACCGCTTGATAGCTTCAGATGTTTTCCAAATACGGGTGAAGTGAGACTTTATATTCCAGGAGGGGATGATAATCGTATTAGATATATTTATGATAATTTTACAGCGGACAAAAATTTTGCGGTGGTAAGAAATGATTTTTTATGGAACAGACATATTGGAGAAGATCCGTATAAGAATAATTCATATACTTATGTATGGTATGATTCTGACGGCACTGCTAAGGGCTATATCACATTTAAGTGCAAAAAGAGGCAGGATTTCGGCGCAGATATGCTGGTGAAGGAGCTGGTTTGGTTAAATGGCGAAGCTTTAGCAGGAATTTTTAAATTTCTTGGCAGCTTTGTACCTAACTATAGAGATTTCATATGGGAGACTACGGAGTTTCATAATTTAAATCTTATTTTTCCAGAGCCTTATGTTGTAAAAGCTGAAGTATTTAGTTCCGGAATGAGCAGGATCGTAGATCTACAGGAGGTACTAAAGCTTAAAAGCCATCCAAAACCAGAGGGCTGTTTAGCTTTTGAAGTGCAGGATGATTTTCTGGATTGGAATAATGGAACCTTCGTGGTAACTTGGAATAAAGATGGCGTTGATGTAAAGAAAGAAGCCTGCTCGCCTGATTTAAGCTGCAGCATACAAGTTTTGACTCAGCTCATAACAGGATATGCATCGATAGAAGATTTTTTGTGGAATAAGGATTTGAAGGTTTATGGTGACCGTGAGCTGCTTGCAAGTTATTTTAAAAAGAAAGAACTGTATTTAAATGAAAACTTTTAG
- a CDS encoding glycosyl hydrolase family 18 protein, with product MAIKPKKYLYFFLVFVLILTSLMIISHYSLFGSKRDKPVVSDNTSLKQEDDKTKTEEPKANADTKAPTAPGDITTTIKTENSIALSWEAATDDVGVKLYEIYLDDIKIGETDTTSYIFNDLEAGTTYKFSIIAKDAAGNSSEKAVYSETTYASIQTQVSESATYTNNNNISTNANNKSNNRPGGDSNNQPPVDNPNSSTVDNNAPTKPKNLHVTGKTGYSVTLSWEASKDDKGVTAYEIYQGTVKIIQTDKTTYKIEGLKDYTKYIFTVKALDKAGNVSAASNAVTVKTEDITAPTKPNNLAARNITRNSTSLTWEASTDNAGVTGYVIYQDDIAVGETLDTSFKITGLNSGTEYKFSVKAKDAAGNFSAAGTTDVRTIASPKIEVSPIAEDGRTIEKSPTITAIVDSSYQVKNVVFLAKALEAPDKDYYPYAAKTKAPYSWSWPTGDPWVPDNEYILKMVITYANDEVEEVTRVVLAHNNKKSIPAAPAELRFTKRDAASVSLAWNASVDKDVVEYYIYQDGRQIGTTKDTSYKVEGLTEEKVYMFRVKSKDMDGNISVHDNTIGVKLSRDPSSLKDFPTISTIRGEGKIGVAGNEGTYSGVVKLSADANSEAGIDRVEFYSKTVAASEAEYYKFPASSVKISGSTYSLNWDTVWAPDGQCIIKVVAYDKSGQVITTTAIFIVDNVEEQPPEKPWKPAKTPPQYMVIAYLAGWGANYNILYDADASRLTHINYAFADIDGQTYTIKLGDKVNDPKNFAKLNQLKEKYPHLKTIISVGGWGWSGNFSAMASTDENRTRFADSVVDFLLQYGFDGVDLDWEYPVSGGGPGTVRNPADKENFPLMLQKIREKLDAQEAKDGKHYSLSIAAGANSSFANNTTIGKSHEYLDYVQLMTYDIHGNWETKADYNAPLYDDNGETYSVDKAVNIFLEAGVPREKLVMGVPFYGYQYTVVSAENNGLRQEFISGGAVSYKSIISEDPENNGYTRYWSKGAQVPYLWNPSTKHFITYDDPESMKIKAEYIKEKGLGGAMIWQLTQDHEIDLLNSIYEVLKTKGH from the coding sequence ATGGCTATAAAGCCAAAGAAGTATTTATATTTTTTCCTGGTTTTTGTACTTATACTAACTAGTTTGATGATTATTTCACATTATTCTTTATTCGGGTCCAAAAGGGACAAGCCAGTAGTAAGCGATAACACCTCGCTGAAACAAGAGGATGATAAAACAAAAACAGAAGAACCCAAGGCCAATGCTGATACAAAAGCTCCGACAGCACCCGGCGATATAACAACTACTATCAAAACTGAAAATTCTATAGCTTTATCATGGGAGGCTGCAACAGATGACGTTGGAGTGAAGCTTTATGAAATATATCTAGACGATATAAAAATAGGTGAAACAGATACCACCAGCTATATTTTTAATGATTTAGAGGCGGGAACTACTTATAAATTTTCAATAATAGCAAAGGATGCCGCAGGAAACAGCTCCGAGAAAGCTGTTTACTCAGAAACAACCTATGCCTCTATCCAAACACAGGTATCTGAATCTGCGACATATACCAACAATAATAATATTAGCACAAATGCAAATAATAAGTCAAATAATAGGCCTGGCGGTGATTCAAATAATCAGCCGCCGGTAGACAACCCAAACAGTTCTACAGTTGATAACAACGCGCCAACTAAGCCCAAAAATCTTCATGTGACTGGCAAGACAGGCTACAGTGTGACACTTTCCTGGGAGGCATCAAAAGATGATAAGGGAGTAACAGCTTATGAAATATACCAGGGAACAGTAAAAATAATACAGACGGATAAGACCACATATAAAATAGAGGGGCTAAAAGATTATACCAAGTATATTTTTACGGTAAAAGCATTAGACAAAGCGGGTAACGTATCTGCGGCAAGCAATGCCGTGACTGTAAAAACAGAGGATATTACAGCGCCGACAAAACCAAATAATTTGGCGGCAAGAAATATAACAAGAAATAGTACAAGCTTAACCTGGGAAGCTTCAACGGATAATGCAGGGGTAACGGGCTATGTAATTTATCAGGATGATATTGCAGTAGGAGAAACCCTTGACACTTCTTTCAAAATAACCGGATTAAATTCTGGCACAGAATATAAGTTTTCAGTAAAGGCAAAGGATGCGGCAGGCAACTTTTCTGCAGCTGGCACTACTGATGTAAGGACTATTGCGTCACCGAAGATAGAAGTAAGCCCGATTGCTGAAGATGGCAGAACCATTGAGAAATCACCAACAATAACAGCAATCGTGGACAGCAGTTATCAGGTGAAAAATGTGGTATTTCTTGCAAAGGCTCTTGAAGCTCCGGATAAGGATTATTATCCCTATGCTGCAAAGACTAAGGCGCCATATTCATGGAGCTGGCCGACTGGTGATCCATGGGTACCAGACAATGAATATATACTAAAAATGGTTATAACATATGCAAATGATGAGGTAGAAGAAGTTACGCGCGTAGTATTGGCCCATAACAATAAGAAGTCGATTCCTGCGGCACCTGCTGAACTGAGGTTTACCAAAAGAGATGCTGCCAGCGTTTCGTTAGCATGGAATGCTTCGGTGGATAAAGACGTTGTAGAATATTATATATATCAAGATGGAAGACAGATAGGCACTACGAAGGATACCTCCTATAAAGTTGAGGGATTGACCGAAGAGAAGGTATATATGTTTAGAGTAAAGTCGAAGGATATGGACGGAAATATTTCAGTTCATGATAACACTATAGGTGTTAAGCTCTCAAGGGATCCAAGCAGTTTAAAAGATTTTCCAACAATTTCTACAATAAGAGGAGAAGGAAAGATTGGAGTAGCAGGAAATGAAGGGACTTACTCAGGAGTTGTAAAGCTGTCTGCAGATGCAAACAGTGAAGCAGGAATAGATAGAGTTGAATTTTATAGTAAAACTGTAGCTGCATCAGAAGCGGAATATTATAAGTTCCCAGCTTCTTCAGTTAAAATTTCAGGCTCGACTTATTCTCTTAATTGGGATACCGTTTGGGCACCAGACGGGCAATGCATTATAAAAGTTGTTGCTTATGATAAATCAGGACAAGTTATAACCACTACTGCTATATTTATTGTGGATAATGTTGAGGAGCAGCCGCCGGAAAAGCCGTGGAAGCCTGCGAAGACTCCGCCGCAGTATATGGTAATTGCTTATCTGGCAGGATGGGGTGCCAATTACAATATATTATACGACGCTGATGCAAGCAGATTGACTCATATTAATTATGCCTTTGCAGATATTGATGGTCAGACTTATACAATCAAGCTTGGCGATAAAGTAAATGATCCCAAGAACTTTGCTAAATTAAATCAGCTAAAAGAGAAATACCCGCATCTTAAAACTATAATCTCCGTAGGTGGATGGGGATGGTCGGGAAATTTTTCAGCCATGGCGTCTACTGATGAAAACAGAACAAGATTTGCCGATAGCGTAGTTGATTTCCTTCTTCAATATGGCTTTGACGGAGTCGACCTTGATTGGGAATATCCAGTATCGGGAGGTGGACCGGGAACGGTTAGGAATCCTGCTGATAAAGAAAACTTTCCGCTAATGCTTCAAAAGATTCGCGAAAAGTTAGATGCTCAGGAAGCAAAGGACGGAAAGCATTATAGCCTTTCCATTGCAGCCGGAGCAAACAGCAGTTTTGCTAACAATACAACTATTGGTAAATCCCATGAGTACTTAGATTATGTTCAGCTTATGACATATGATATTCATGGCAACTGGGAAACTAAAGCCGATTATAATGCTCCATTATACGATGATAATGGAGAAACTTACAGTGTTGATAAAGCGGTTAATATCTTCTTAGAGGCAGGGGTACCCAGGGAAAAATTGGTTATGGGCGTTCCATTTTATGGCTACCAATATACTGTAGTATCTGCTGAAAATAATGGCCTGCGCCAGGAATTTATTTCAGGAGGTGCTGTATCTTATAAATCAATAATAAGCGAAGATCCGGAAAATAACGGATATACTCGTTATTGGAGTAAGGGCGCACAAGTACCTTATTTATGGAACCCTTCAACAAAACATTTTATAACATATGATGATCCGGAATCCATGAAAATAAAGGCAGAATATATCAAAGAGAAAGGTTTGGGCGGGGCAATGATTTGGCAGTTGACTCAAGATCATGAGATAGATTTATTG